GGCCCGACGGCGCGTGATATACGAAGGTTCCCCGGCGCATATACACGAGAGATCCCTTGGTGGTGTAATCGACGGGCCACACGCCGACACAGGGGGACCGGACGCACTATGGAGGCCGACGCCCTAGCCGAGGCGCAGCTCGCGGAGCTGGCCGAACGCTACCGGCGGCTCGTGGAGCTGAGCGCCGACGCGACCTGTGTGCACGAAAGCGGCGTGATCACCTACGCCAACCCCGCGGCGCTCGATCTCTTCGGCGCACAGTCGACGACCGAGGTCGTGGGCCGGCCGGTCACCGACTTCGTGGTCGCCGAACGGGATCGCGGCGCGGCGCCCGGGGGCGAACCGGTCGAAACGGTCGTGAAACGGGTGGACGGCAGCACGTTCGCCGTGGAGACGGTGTCGCTGCGCGCCGGCGACGAGGCCGCGTCGGCGATCCAGGTCGTGATCCGCGACGTCGCCGGCCGCCGGGCCGCCGCCGCGCAGGCCGCGCTGATGTCGCAGGTGAGCGACGCGATCGTGGCGGTGACCGCGGACTGCATCGTCACGAGCTGGAACCCCGCGGCGGAGACCGTGTACGGGTGGACCGCCGCGCAAGCCGTCGGCCGCCCGGCGCGCGAGCTGCTCGGCGCGGATCCCGATCCCGCGGCGATCCAGCTCGCGGGATGCGTGGTGCAGCAGACGCACCACCATCGCGAAGGGGCTCCGCTCTCGATCCGCGTTTCCGCAGCTGAGATGAATGACGGCCACGTGCTCGTCTGCACTGACGAGACCGCGCGCCGCCGAGCGGAGCAGCACTACCGCACGGTGGTCGCCGCGCTCGACGAAGGCGTGCTGGTCGTGGGCTCGAAAGGTCTGATCGAGTCGGTGAACCCCGCCGCGAGCCGCATCCTGGGCGTGCCGGCCGACGAGCTGATCGGCGTGCCGTGCTCGTCGCTCGTGCTCTTCGACGAGTCCGGGCACCGGCTGGCCGAGGACGAGCTGCCGTCGATCTCCACCCGCCGCACCGGGGTCACGCACAACGGCCTCGTCCTGCGCCTGCGCCGCGCCGACGGCCGCGACGTGTGGGTGGCGCTCACGTCGCGGCTGCTCAACCCGGACGACCCTGCCGGCGTCTCGGTCGTCACGTCGTTCACCGACATCACCGAGCGCCGCGCGATCAGCGCCCGTCTGGCCCACGACGCGACCCACGACCCGTTGACCCGTCTGGCCAACCGCACGCTCGTGCTCGACCGGCTCGATCGCCGCGACCGCGTCAGCCCGACCACGGTGCTGTTCCTCGACCTCGACAAGTTCAAGATCATCAACGATTCCCTCGGCCACTCCGTCGGCGACCAGGTGCTGCGGATCGTCGGCGAACGCCTGCGCCGCGCCACCGCCGCGGCCGACGTGGTGGGCCGCTTCGGGGGCGACGAGTTCGTGGTCGTCACGGCCGGGGCCACGGCCGACGCCGAGGTGCGCTCGCTCGCGGCGCACCTGCGTTCGGTGCTGGCGGAGCCCATTTCCGTGCACGGGCGCGAGCTCCACGTGGACGCGAGCATCGGCATCGTCCTCGTCGCGGCGGGCGACCAGCGCAGCGCCGAAGACCTGCTGCGGGACGCGGATGTCGCGATGTACCAAGCGAAAGCCCTCGGTCGCGGGCGCTACGAGTTCTTCGACGTCGCCCTGCGCGAGCGCATGCAGCGGCGGCTGCGCATGGAGCAGGACCTGCGCGACGCCGTCCACAGTGGACAGTTGTGGCCCGCGTACCAGCCCGTGGTCGACCTGCCCACCGGCGAGATGGTGGGCGTGGAAGCGTTGCTGCGCTGGACCCACCCCGTCCACGGCGCGGTCTCGCCCGCGGAGTTCATCCCGCTCGCCGAGGAAAGCGAGCTGATCAACGAAATCGGCAAGTTCGTGCTGCGCGACACGACGCGTGAGGTGGCTTCGCTGCGTTCCGCACGCGGTCTGGACCTGTCGTTGAAGGTGAACCTTTCCGTGCGCCAGCTGGAAGACCCGCAGCTGGTGCCGGCCGTGCGCGACGCCCTGGCGACGACGGGCCTGCCGCCGTCCGCGTTGTGCCTGGAGGTGACGGAGAGCGCGCTGATGCGCGACGAGGTCGCCGCCGCGGAAGTGCTGGCAGCACTGCGTTCCCTCGGCGTGCTCCTCGCGATCGACGACTTCGGCACGGGCTATTCGTCGTTGGCACAGCTGCGCCGCCTGACGCTGGACACGCTGAAGATCGACCGCTCGTTCATCACCGGCATCGCCGACTCCCGCGACGCCGCGGCGATCGTCGCGAGCATCATCGCGATGGCGCACGCGGTCGGCTTGACCGTGGTCGCCGAGGGCGTGGAGACGGCCGAGGAGCTGGCGTTGCTGCGTCAGCTCGGCTGCGACCAGGCCCAGGGCTACCACCTGGGCCGGCCGCTGCCGGCCGCGGAGCTGTTCGCTCAGTAGACCTTCAGCAGTGCGCCGAGTTCCTCGTCGGTGAGCACGATGTCGAGGTCCACCAACGTCTTCTCCAGCTCCTCGGGCGCGATCGTCCTCGTCTCGTCCGCCGCACCGGGCCGGGATTCGGTGAGCTCCCGCCCGATCATGCGGCGCAGCCGGCCTTCCTCGAGCCGCATGAGGATCAGCCGCCCGAAAAACACCGACTTCGGGTGGGTGGCGATGTAGTGGTGTAGACCTCGTAGTCCACGGGCCTGCTGTGGACCTGCGGGAGGAGCTCGTGGAGGTCTTCCCAGCCGCCCTCGTCCTGTTTCTGGAAGACCCACCAGTCGCCCCGGCGGATGAGGCGGTGCGGCCACCCGCCCTGGTCCACGACCGCGCCGTCCTCGAACGCCATCGGCACGAGCATCCCGGACCCGAACCCGACGTCGACGAGATACGGCGTGTTCTCCACGGTGACGATCAACGTCATGTGCGTGTACGGCCCGCCCCGGTCGGGCTGCACCCGCGAGACCGTCCGCTGCACGTCGTACCCGAGCCACTCCGCGACGGCCGCGAAGAGGCCGGCCTGCTCGTAGCAGTAGCCGCCCCTTTGCCGCGTGATCAGCTTCTCGCCGACCACGTCCAGCCCGATCCCCCGATGCCGCCCGAGCACGACGTCCACGTTCTCGAACGGAATCGTCTCGACGTGCGCCCGCGTCAACTCCCGCAGCCCCTCGGCTGACGGTGGTCGACGCGGGCGCCCGACCCGCTCGAGATACGCGTCGACGTCCACCGCGTCGGTGTTCCACTCCCCGGTCATGGTCACCACTCTGCAACCTCGACCGTGGTGCAGGTCAAGCTTCGTGCACCACCGGCCGCACCTCGACCGCCGTGTGCTTCGCGTCCGGGATCTGCGCGGCGAGCTCGATCGCCCGGGTCTTCGTGGGCACGTCGACGACGTAGTAGCCGCAGAAGAAGGTGTCACTGCCGTTGAGGAGGCCGGTCTCGTGCTGGGCCTTGCCGTCGCGGACCCGCACGGTGGTGCTCTCCCCCGGCTCGGCCAGCGCCTTGGTCTCGACGATCTCGGCGGCGTTGTTCTTCATGAACGCGTCGTGGCCGTCGTAGACGTCCTGCTTGGCGTCGTCGGGGAGGGTGTCCCAGAGGGCGGGGGTCATGTGGAGGGTGAGGAGGTACTTCATGGTGGCTCCTTCGGTGTTGGTTTCACCGGATGGTCGGAGCCGGGGTGGTGGTCCGGACATGGCTTCGTGAAGTTTTTTCCGCGTTCAGGCTCAGCTGACCACCACGTACCGCTCGTCCTCTATCTCCGCACCCCACAGCGCCGGATCGTCCAGTTTCTTGACGTGCGCCTCCCGACGGTGACCTCGCACCAGCGCCTCGCATTCCGCCGCGGTCAGCCCGGCCCCGGTGGACCACCGGCCCTCGATCAGCACAAGCCGTCCGCCTGGCCTCAGCAGCCCGACCCACCGCGCGACCGCGGCGGCGGGATCGGGCATCGCCCACAGCACGTGCCGCCTGAGGACCACGTCGTACGCCCCCGCCGGCGGATCAGCCACGTCGCCATGGCGGAACTCGACCCGGACCTCAGCCGCCGCGGCCTTGTCCTCGGCGAGCGCCAGCATCCGGCGCGACAGATCCACCCCGCACACCTCGTAACCCGCCTCGGCCAGCAGAACGGCCAGACTGCCCGTGCCACAACCGAGATCGACCACGGACGCCGGTGTCTCCGGCATCAACGACAGCAGGAGCTCCCGCCACGCCACCCGCACAACCGGATCGCGCAACCACGCACAGCAGACAAATCTCGCGCACAGGTCACTCCGGGTGATCACGAGTGGATCACCGAGAGCGGGAATTCCGGGAAAGTCCGGCAGGATTCGGTGCATGAGTTTGTCTCGAAGATTCATCGCCGCCGCCTTCGTGGTGGCGGCTGCCGCGGGGTGTTCGAACGGTGGGAGCGGAGCGGTGGTGGCGGCCGCCTCCAGCGGGAATCCGGCGCCCACCACGAGCGCCAGCCCTCCCCCGGCGCCGTTCGTGCCCGCGGTGTCGCCGGCCAAGGTGACTGCGGCGTGTCCGTTTCTGGACCCGGCGGAGATCGCGAAGGCGTTCGGCGACCCGAACATTTACGACAGCAGCGAACAAATCCCGTCGATCCAGGGCGGGCTCACCGTCTACACCTGCAAGTACCACCGCGCCGACGACCCCGGTTCCCTGATGGGAGCCCTCGAGGTCGCCGACACGCCGACAATGGTTGCGCAGAAGACAATGCTGCAAGTCGCCGAACAGGAATGCGCTGACAAGGCGCAGCCGCTCGGTGAAGGCGCGATCTACTGCCTCAGCAAGGGCAACGGCACCGACATCGCGGTCATCGAGCCGAGCCACGGCGTGACCCGGATCGCCCACCTCTCCTTGGCCGTCACCCGCAACGACGGGTTGCGCGCCGGCTACACCACGCTGGCGAAAACCCTCGCCGACCGGTTGTGATCACCACAACGCCGGGGGCCGAACCGAAACGCAGCGAGTAGCACGATCATCGGGACGGCTCGTCCCGTGAGGACGGGACGAGCCGCTTCCACCGCGACGTCCGCGCAACCCCCACGCTTCGTTCGCGATCGTCGCCCCGCGTTGGTGCCATGCGCACCAAGTTCGGTCCGGAAAACAAGAAAGCCGCCTTGACCTGAGTCAAGACGGCTTCTTCGAGCGGTGGCCAGGGCCGGGGTCGAACCGGCGACCTTCCGCTTTTCAGGCGGACGCTCGTACCAACTGAGCTACCTGGCCGGGAACGCCGGCTAGGAGCCGAACGATCTTGCGACCCTGACGGGACTCGAACCCGCGACCTTCGCCGTGACAGGGCGACGCGCTAACCAACTGCGCCACAGGGCCTTACTGGTACTACAGTACTGCGTACTCCCAACGGGATTCGAACCCGCGTTGCCGCCTTGAAAGGGCGGAGTCCTAGGCCACTGAACGATGGGAGCCCAGCCGGTTTCGGCGAACCGACCGACCGCGCTCTCAGGTTCCCCCGGGAGCGATTACAAGCATAGGGCACGCCCCCACCGCTTTACACCGGGGGGTGACTAACTCTCCGGCAAGCTCATGACCTGCGACAACAGTGATCCTAGGCGCTGACTGGCCGATCGAGCTGGACGTCGGCCCCAGCGGGCGTCGATCAAGTCCGGCGATCAGCCCGGCCCCGAGACACCGGAGACACCGAAGACCCGCCGCCCCCGGAACCGTCAACAAGTCACACGACAGCCCACACCGAGCCGCCGAGCCGCGCCAGACAAGCCGAACCCCGAACGACGACAGCACTCAGCGCTGAACCGGCGCCTGTCCGCCCTCGTCGAGATCGAGGCCGAGCATCTCCAACAACTGGGCGCAGTCCTCGACCCCCAGTGCGCCGTTGGCGACGGCAAGGCGGGCGCGCCGCACTTGGTCGTCGGAGACGCGTTGGCCGTCGGTGGCCCCGCGTTGTGTCGGCACGCCGCCGCCGGTCAGTGACGTGCTTCCGCCATCGGCACCTTCGTACCGAAGGAGGAACTGTCGAACTTCCACAGACCCGCTCATGGCCCCTCCGCCCGGTTCTGAACAACTGGCCGCGAGGCTAACCAGAGGAATGCGCCACAGGCAGCCCCCCGGAGAGTGAACCTGGGAACACTCTCCGCACAACTCTGCGCAATCGCCGGACGCATTCACAAGATCGTGAATGTGAACCGGAGTGTGGATTTCTCACCGGTTCCACTCGCCCAAGCCCGGAACTCGTGCAACAATCGATGGTGCTGACACACCCCCGGTCAGCGCCTGTGGAGATCCCCTCCGACCCCCGCGTTCCTCCCCCTGGCGCGGGGGTCTCTCCATTTCCGCACTTTTGTGTGCCGACCTGCTGAAACCCGCCTTGCGCAACGCGTGAACAGCACGCCCACAGACGGTCATTGAACGGCGTTTATCCGCTGGGCTGATCAGGTGATCGAATAGGCTCAATGAGCGACCGAATTGCTTGTGTCGTGTCTCACAGTCGTTTGTTTGCCGAGACCCAACCGTTATCGTGTCCGGGTGCCTCTTCCCTCACTCGGCCGCCTCGGCAGCCGTACGAACCTCAAGGCCGTCTCGTCCGGACGGCACCGCAACGCCGCCAAGCCGGCGGGCGAAGAAGTCGTCGAGGACAAGGAGCTCACCAGCTACCTCGCGGCTCTCGCTCCGGACTCCGATCCCGAAAGCACCGGGACCGGCAAGCGCTTCGGCGAAGCGCAGGTCTACCAGCTGCGCATGAACCTCATCGCGAGCCAGCAGCTCAAGGAGATCGCCAACGAGCGCGACATCTCCCCGCAGGCGCTGGCGATGGAGTGGATCATGGAACGCCTCTCCTGGGAGGGCCAGGCCGCGTCGGCCCAGGAGCGCCGGCACTCCGACGCCATGACCGACGAGTTCAGCATCCCCCAGGGTTCCTTCGACGAACCGCTTCTTCCCCGCTGACCGCAGCGCAACGAACGCAACGAAACGCCCCCGGTGCACCAGCGCCGGGGGCGTTTTCGTGACCGGAAGTCACGCTGCGTCAGTGAAACCACGCTGTGTCAACAAAACGGTGTCACACAACAACAAAAAGAAACTCCCGGCGAGTGACTCGCCGGGAGTTCCTTACTCAGGCCTGAGAAAACGCGTTGGGCCTGTCTCAGATCGGGCGGACCTTCTGGGCCTGCGGGCCCTTCTGGCCCTGGCCAACCTCGAACTCCACTCGCTGGTTCTCCTCGAGGGTGCGGAAGCCGCGCCCGTCGATCTCCGAGTAGTGCACGAACACGTCACCCTCACCGCCGTCCTGAGCGATGAAGCCGAAGCCCTTCTCCGCGTTGAACCACTTCACAGTGCCTTGCGCCACCGCTGTACTCCTCGTAACAGATCCGCTTCGAATGCCACCGAAGTGGCACTCCGGCCGTCCCGGGCGGTTCCAACGAGTCGAGCGAAGAGCTGTCGGGCCCCACGGCTCGCGTCAGAAGTTCCGCGAGTGTGAAGCCACGAACACGCAAAACGACGGCCTGCTCAGCAGCCTACCGGGATCTGGCCAAATCTGAAGCCCGTGATCTCGCGGATCGGTTCACAGACTCGCACGTCACCGGAACGTCGTATCGCCGCCTACGCAGCGCGGTCGGCGGTGCCGGTTACGCTGATCGCGCACGGCCGCGCCAGACATCACCGTGCACGTCCTGGAGTCGCCTGGGCCCCGTACGTGAGCGTCGCGAGGGTTGGTGTGACATTGGTCACAGCCCAATCGATCAACGTTCGGGCTCTTCGGGACGTCTGGGTGGTTGGGGATGTCCAGGGGAGATTGGGGATCGGTGTGACTATCCGAAACTTCGCACGCCGGAGAGCGGCCGTCGCGGTTCTGGGGGTTGTCGCCGCGCTCACGCTCGGTGCGTGCAGCAGCGATCCGACCACCGTGAGCGCCAGCGGCACCACGGGCGGGGGCCCGACGAAGGCCGCGCCGGTCGCCAAGCCGGCCAGCATCAGCCTCGCGCCGGCGGCGAACGCCAAGGACGTGGCGCCGGGTGATCCGGTGAAGGTCACTGTCGCGGACGGCACGCTCGACTCCGTCACGCTGACAAACCCGGACGGCAAGCAGGTGCAGGGCCAGCCGTCGGCGGACAAGAAGAGCTGGTCCACGACCGAGGACCTCGGCTACAGCAAGACGTACACGTGGTCCGGTCAGGCGACGGGCAGCGATGGCAAGCCCGTGCAGATCAGCGGCGCCTTCACCACCGTGAAGCCGCGCCGGCAGATGGCGGGCAGCCTGAACGTCGGCGACGGCCAGACATACGGCATCGCGATGCCGATCGCGCTCACGTTCCCGAGCGCCGTGAAGGACAAGGCGTCCGTGGAGAAGGCGCTGTCGGTGGAGACCACGCCGAAGACCGAGGGCTCGTGGGCCTGGCTCAACGGCGACACCTCCGTGCACTGGCGGCCGAAGGAGTACTTCGCGCCGGGCACCGAGGTGAAGGTCAACGCGAACATCTACGGCGTCTCCATGGGCGGCGGCACGTTCGGGCGCCAGGACATCTCCGCGAGCTTCAAGATCGGGCGCTCGCAGATCGTCAAGGGAAACACCACGCAGCACCGCATGCAGGTCATCCGCGACGGCAAGCAGGTGATGGACTTCCCGGTCAGCTACGGCCTCGACTCCGACCCGGGCCGCGTCACCCACAGCGGCGTGCATGTGGTGATGTCGAAGCACGCGACGTACTCGATGAACAACCCGCGCTACCACTACAGCGACGTGAACGTGCCGTGGGCCGTCCGCATCTCCAACAACGGCGAGTTCATCCACGGCCTCGCGGGCTCCATCTGGGCGCAGGGCAAGAAGAACATCTCGCACGGCTGCCTCAACCTGTCCCCGGCGAACGCGAAGATCTACTACGACAGCGTCCTGCCGGGCGACCCGGTGGAGATCACGGGCAGCACCCAGACGCTCACGTCGAAGGACGGCGACTACAGCGACTGGACTTACGACTGGGCTTCGTGGAGCAAGCTGTCCGCGGTGTGAGTTCGGGTTGTGGGGTGAACGGCCGGGGGTTGGTGCCTCCGGCCGTTTGTCGTTGGTGGGGGTTGTTCGGGGATGCGCAAGCGTTTGCGCATCCGGCCGGGTGGCGTTTTGGGCCCGGTTCGCGACTCGGCGCCGATACGCGGCTGCGAGGCGGGGCGGGGTTGGACCTTGCGGCTACGGCGCACAGGGGCCTGCGGGTGGCCCACGATCGAGGCCCTTGGTCGCTCAGCCGCCTGCCCACCGCGCCCAACGTCACACGGCTGCCGCTCACGGCAGGGTTCGCGGCCGGGCCGCTGGTTCCAAGCCGTGCCGTGGCGACTCGCATCGCCGGCTCACGGCCTGCTGTGCAGGCCGAGGCTCACCGCCGCGGCAGGCGCCGGCCCGCGACGCCTCCCCCGAGACTCGCGGTCAAGTCACGCAGGTCGCGCACCAGGCCGAGCCCCACGGCAGAGGCTCACCGCCAAGCCGAGCGCCAACACGCGACGCCTCTCCGAAACTCTCGGACAGGTCGCGTGGGCTGCGCTCCGGCCGAGCCTCGCGACCCGGCCGGACGCGCCGCTGCGCCCCGGCGCG
The sequence above is a segment of the Amycolatopsis sp. 2-15 genome. Coding sequences within it:
- a CDS encoding sensor domain-containing protein: MEADALAEAQLAELAERYRRLVELSADATCVHESGVITYANPAALDLFGAQSTTEVVGRPVTDFVVAERDRGAAPGGEPVETVVKRVDGSTFAVETVSLRAGDEAASAIQVVIRDVAGRRAAAAQAALMSQVSDAIVAVTADCIVTSWNPAAETVYGWTAAQAVGRPARELLGADPDPAAIQLAGCVVQQTHHHREGAPLSIRVSAAEMNDGHVLVCTDETARRRAEQHYRTVVAALDEGVLVVGSKGLIESVNPAASRILGVPADELIGVPCSSLVLFDESGHRLAEDELPSISTRRTGVTHNGLVLRLRRADGRDVWVALTSRLLNPDDPAGVSVVTSFTDITERRAISARLAHDATHDPLTRLANRTLVLDRLDRRDRVSPTTVLFLDLDKFKIINDSLGHSVGDQVLRIVGERLRRATAAADVVGRFGGDEFVVVTAGATADAEVRSLAAHLRSVLAEPISVHGRELHVDASIGIVLVAAGDQRSAEDLLRDADVAMYQAKALGRGRYEFFDVALRERMQRRLRMEQDLRDAVHSGQLWPAYQPVVDLPTGEMVGVEALLRWTHPVHGAVSPAEFIPLAEESELINEIGKFVLRDTTREVASLRSARGLDLSLKVNLSVRQLEDPQLVPAVRDALATTGLPPSALCLEVTESALMRDEVAAAEVLAALRSLGVLLAIDDFGTGYSSLAQLRRLTLDTLKIDRSFITGIADSRDAAAIVASIIAMAHAVGLTVVAEGVETAEELALLRQLGCDQAQGYHLGRPLPAAELFAQ
- a CDS encoding arylamine N-acetyltransferase family protein → MTGEWNTDAVDVDAYLERVGRPRRPPSAEGLRELTRAHVETIPFENVDVVLGRHRGIGLDVVGEKLITRQRGGYCYEQAGLFAAVAEWLGYDVQRTVSRVQPDRGGPYTHMTLIVTVENTPYLVDVGFGSGMLVPMAFEDGAVVDQGGWPHRLIRRGDWWVFQKQDEGGWEDLHELLPQVHSRPVDYEVYTTTSPPTRSRCFSGG
- a CDS encoding YciI family protein; the encoded protein is MKYLLTLHMTPALWDTLPDDAKQDVYDGHDAFMKNNAAEIVETKALAEPGESTTVRVRDGKAQHETGLLNGSDTFFCGYYVVDVPTKTRAIELAAQIPDAKHTAVEVRPVVHEA
- a CDS encoding class I SAM-dependent methyltransferase; translated protein: MNLRDKLMHRILPDFPGIPALGDPLVITRSDLCARFVCCAWLRDPVVRVAWRELLLSLMPETPASVVDLGCGTGSLAVLLAEAGYEVCGVDLSRRMLALAEDKAAAAEVRVEFRHGDVADPPAGAYDVVLRRHVLWAMPDPAAAVARWVGLLRPGGRLVLIEGRWSTGAGLTAAECEALVRGHRREAHVKKLDDPALWGAEIEDERYVVVS
- a CDS encoding cold-shock protein — its product is MAQGTVKWFNAEKGFGFIAQDGGEGDVFVHYSEIDGRGFRTLEENQRVEFEVGQGQKGPQAQKVRPI
- a CDS encoding L,D-transpeptidase, which encodes MTIRNFARRRAAVAVLGVVAALTLGACSSDPTTVSASGTTGGGPTKAAPVAKPASISLAPAANAKDVAPGDPVKVTVADGTLDSVTLTNPDGKQVQGQPSADKKSWSTTEDLGYSKTYTWSGQATGSDGKPVQISGAFTTVKPRRQMAGSLNVGDGQTYGIAMPIALTFPSAVKDKASVEKALSVETTPKTEGSWAWLNGDTSVHWRPKEYFAPGTEVKVNANIYGVSMGGGTFGRQDISASFKIGRSQIVKGNTTQHRMQVIRDGKQVMDFPVSYGLDSDPGRVTHSGVHVVMSKHATYSMNNPRYHYSDVNVPWAVRISNNGEFIHGLAGSIWAQGKKNISHGCLNLSPANAKIYYDSVLPGDPVEITGSTQTLTSKDGDYSDWTYDWASWSKLSAV